Proteins encoded within one genomic window of Theobroma cacao cultivar B97-61/B2 chromosome 7, Criollo_cocoa_genome_V2, whole genome shotgun sequence:
- the LOC18593662 gene encoding protein ACCELERATED CELL DEATH 6 — protein sequence MNLCWLCMLPVPDIESMDPRLYQSAKLGQVDSFKHLLHQNPGILSKVTPQGNTALHIAVKFGHKGIVTEICGRCVSLLIKQNLDGDTPLHIAARAGHFSILDFLVRAIFSSSWGGREDEIMGKFGILSMGNRENSTVLHEAVRNGHLCVVQLLLKVDPKLASLENSAGESPLYLAAREGMLEIVNEILTSTTAPAHGGSEGQTALHAAVIERHHGIMQVLLRAKPELIREVDHHGRTCLYYAASLGDNNTVKQLLELDNTVAYVLDKHGHSPLHVAASSGHVNIIKELIRHCPDSAELVDLCGRNALHAAILSGKGNVIRYMLETAETEGLINQPDEDGNTPLHLATMGRKTWIVRYLIWDKRVDRRAKNKKGQTAFDIDHSIRESCLTVPTKTVSIIWRKFSSPPTWNIRENIPPSANQEAEDAKMQSYKQMGQTLLMVTTLITTVTFAAAFTMPGGYSQNGPNQGLALLNASKTLGLFVIYDIIAMTCSTTAACLIFWGAISSKESYPFYLALASFLTYIALQSTAGAFMTGIIAVLPHHDYIDTMAVIVAIAFNIITCLFLFQLLQIFYISEVSQFFISHLYKLKLRKINK from the exons ATGAACCTTTGCTGGTTGTGTATGCTACCGGTACCAGATATTGAATCAATGGATCCAAGATTATACCAATCTGCCAAGTTGGGCCAAGTTGATTCCTTCAAACATCTTCTTCATCAAAATCCAGGCATACTTTCTAAGGTGACTCCCCAGGGAAACACAGCCCTCCATATTGCTGTGAAATTTGGACACAAGGGTATTGTCACTGAGATCTGTGGCCGGTGTGTTTCCCTCCTGATAAAGCAGAACTTAGATGGAGATACACCTCTACATATTGCTGCAAGGGCAGGTCATTTCTCTATACTTGATTTTCTGGTAAGAGCAATCTTCTCTTCATCGTGGGGAGGACGTGAAGATGAAATCATGGGCAAGTTTGGGATTCTGAGCATGGGAAACAGGGAGAACAGCACCGTTTTGCATGAGGCTGTCAGGAATGGTCATCTTTGTGTGGTTCAGCTCTTGCTGAAGGTTGATCCTAAGTTGGCTTCTTTAGAAAATTCCGCTGGTGAATCGCCTTTATATCTTGCTGCTAGAGAAGGAATGCTAGAGATAGTGAATGAAATTCTGACATCAACTACGGCCCCAGCTCATGGAGGTTCAGAAGGCCAAACAGCTTTGCATGCTGCTGTGATTGAGAGGCATCATG GTATCATGCAAGTCCTCCTAAGAGCCAAACCAGAGCTGATCAGAGAAGTTGACCATCATGGCAGAACCTGTCTCTACTATGCAGCATCTCTAGGAGACAATAACACAGTGAAACAATTACTGGAACTTGATAATACTGTTGCATATGTATTGGACAAACATGGTCACTCACCACTTCATGTTGCGGCTAGCAGCGGTCATGTTAACATTATAAAGGAGCTTATTCGACATTGTCCAGATTCTGCAGAACTTGTTGATTTATGTGGGCGTAATGCTCTTCATGCTGCCATCCTTAGTGGGAAAGGTAATGTCATCAGGTATATGCTAGAAACAGCAGAAACAGAGGGGCTCATAAACCAACCTGATGAGGATGGAAATACACCTTTGCATCTGGCCACTATGGGAAGGAAAACTTGGATTGTGCGGTACTTGATATGGGATAAAAGAGTGGATCGAAGAGCCAAGAACAAAAAGGGCCAAACTGCCTTTGATATTGATCATTCAATCAGAGAATCATGTCTCACAGTTCCCACA AAGACAGTTTCAATCATATGGAGAAAATTCAGCTCCCCACCTACTTGGAATATTAGAGAAAACATTCCTCCAAGTGCAAACCAAGAAGCAGAAGATGCCAAAATGCAGTCTTATAAGCAAATGGGTCAAACCCTCCTGATGGTAACAACTTTAATCACAACTGTTACATTTGCGGCAGCATTCACAATGCCTGGTGGCTACAGCCAGAATGGTCCAAACCAAGGCCTGGCGCTTCTAAATGCAAGCAAAACCCTTGGATTGTTTGTCATCTACGATATTATTGCAATGACCTGTTCGACAACAGCTGCTTGCCTCATATTTTGGGGAGCTATCAGTAGCAAAGAATCCTACCCATTTTACCTAGCATTGGCCTCATTTCTTACATACATAGCACTACAATCGACTGCAGGAGCCTTCATGACAGGCATTATTGCTGTTTTGCCTCATCACGATTATATTGACACTATGGCTGTTATAGTAGCCATTGCTTTCAATATTATCACATGCCTGTTTCTTTTCCAGTTGCTTCAGATTTTTTATATCTCTGAAGTTTCCCAGTTCTTCATTTCTCATCTTTATAAGCTCAAGttgagaaaaataaacaaatga
- the LOC18593663 gene encoding pentatricopeptide repeat-containing protein At4g04790, mitochondrial: protein MTVSKAKTLSSLFRAAKKATKNSSTSSSSSSSLDARDKSLKEFVSSLDTSSLSSPASFSKRSPIAIKKPTDGSLFNLLRDSASLSEDSMNELTQEVSSLLCDGSVNSSKDSGRALTIPWLSMSNNKTSLMQKEVSRERKQKWVFKTSQVIRFNRLIKMCGDKLGTKATMEVFDKLGRETGLKEYNALIELCLENARTSDDEDVALEHISEAFRTFKKMRERGFQVEEETIGPFLMYFIDRGMVEEFFFFCGPIKDGNPSLLPRLGYYEMLLWIGVNNEKKIQELCNYIAATDGIDDFELKENYLLALCESGRKEDLMQLLEIIDIKRISSVNKVANIFKSLGRLSLESFAEKFLLAFKSCDYGMENISRLILSYASSIPNLKVEDTFLKFKSFHKKFKIIPSSASYEMLITYCCDFHKVHVALDLVNEMCELGLSLPIETLHRILYASEESYEFHLVRQIYSVICLHNLKPNSETFRSMISLSVKMKDFEGAYAMLNDMKKMKVMPTASIYNAIMAGYFREKNSSAALKVLKKMECEDIKPDAQTFSYLIGNCDCEEDISKYYEEMKSAGIQVTKHVFMALINAYATCGQFEKAKQVLLDKGIPFKSLKEIKSALVSALASNGQMCDALNIYKEIKQVGDTLEPKAVISLIEHFNLEGELSTLLQLLEELHDPDYWVDACCRIVLHCVKIKDLRSTVDLLKRLKDKLHNDDLGIDFLCDEVFSLIAEGDAKELWFGLALLQAIKDEIGVIPSRKSLDFLLMACTNAKDLQNSLFIWKEYQLAGLSYNILSYLGMYQALLACGDLKSANIMRTKIPTDDPHIRLIIKAYQTTYVQSTSSKTKKKMQKRKGA from the exons ATGACAGTTTCGAAAGCCAAAACCCTGAGCTCTCTCTTTCGAGCTGCTAAAAAAGCTACTAAAAATTCTTCTACTTCctcttcctcctcctcctctttAGACGCCCGTGACAAATCTCTAAAAGAGTTCGTTTCCTCGCTTGACACTTCATCATTATCTTCCCCCGCTTCTTTCTCCAAACGTTCACCTATAGCTATCAAGAAACCAACCGATGGTAGCCTCTTCAACCTGTTGCGTGACTCTGCTTCACTCTCTG AGGATTCAATGAACGAATTAACACAAGAGGTATCTTCTTTACTTTGCG ATGGTTCTGTGAACAGTTCAAAGGACTCAGGGAGAGCATTGACCATACCATGGCTATCAATGTCTAACAATAAAACATCACTCATGCAGAAAGAAGTTTCACGTGAAAGGAAACAGAAATGGGTTTTCAAGACAAGCCAGGTTATTCGATTTAACCGGTTAATAAAGATGTGTGGAGATAAATTGGGGACAAAAGCTACGATGGAGGTATTTGATAAATTAGGAAGAGAAACTGGTTTGAAAGAGTACAATGCATTAATAGAACTTTGCTTGGAGAACGCTAGGACCAGTGATGATGAAGATGTTGCGTTAGAACATATTTCTGAGGCTTTTAGAACCTTCAAAAAAATGAGGGAACGAGGATTTCAGGTAGAAGAGGAAACTATTGGTCCATTCCTTATGTATTTTATTGATAGGGGAATGGTAGAagagttcttttttttctgtGGACCTATCAAAGATGGGAACCCGAGTTTGCTTCCTAGATTAGGTTACTATGAGATGTTGTTGTGGATAGGAgtcaataatgaaaaaaagattCAAGAACTTTGTAATTATATTGCGGCTACTGATGGGATAgatgattttgaattaaaag AAAACTATTTGTTAGCACTTTGTGAAAGTGGTAGGAAGGAGGACCTCATGCAACTGTTAGAGATTATTGATATAAAAAGAATTTCATCTGTGAACAAAGTTGCAAATATCTTTAAGTCATTGGGAAGACTTTCATTGGAGTCATTTGCTGAGAAGTTCCTTTTGGCATTCAAAAGCTGTG ATTATGGAATGGAGAATATCTCAAGGCTCATACTTAGTTATGCTAGTAGCATTCCTAATTTAAAG GTTGAGGATACTTTTCTGAAATTCAAAAGCTTtcacaaaaaattcaagataATACCTTCGTCTGCATCATATGAGATGCTCATTACCTATTGCTGTGATTTCCACAAG GTGCATGTCGCCCTTGACCTGGTCAATGAGATGTGTGAACTGGGTTTGAGCTTGCCTATAGAGACGCTGCATCGCATATTGTATGCTAGTGAGGAGAGCTATGAGTTTCATTTG GTTCGGCAAATTTATTCAGTGATTTGCCTCCATAATTTGAAGCCAAACAGTGAGACCTTCAGGAGTATGATAAGTTTGAGTGTGAAAATGAAAGAT TTTGAAGGTGCATATGCAATGCTCAATGacatgaagaaaatgaaagtgaTGCCTACAGCTAGTATTTACAATGCTATAATGGCAGGATATTTTCGAGAG AAAAACTCTAGTGCTGCATTGAAGGTTctgaagaaaatggaatgtGAAGATATCAAACCAGATGCTCAAACTTTCAGCTATCTAATAGGCAATTGTGATTGTGAAGAGGATATTTCGAAG TACTACGAAGAAATGAAAAGTGCTGGAATTCAAGTTACAAAGCATGTTTTTATGGCCCTTATAAATGCATATGCAACCTGTGGGCAATTTGAAAAGGCTAAACAG gtGCTGCTTGACAAGGGGATACCTTTTAAAAGCTTAAAGGAAATCAAAAGTGCACTTGTTTCAGCCCTTGCATCAAATGGGCAGATGTGTGATGCATTAAACATTTacaaagaaatcaagcaaGTTGGGGACACTCTGGAGCCTAAAGCTGTTATATCTCTCATT GAGCATTTTAATTTAGAGGGAGAGTTGAGTACATTGCTTCAACTACTGGAAGAATTGCATGATCCAGACTATTGGGTTGATGCTTGTTGCAGAATAGTTTTGCATTGTGTTAAAATTAAGGATTTGAG ATCTACGGTTGATTTGCTCAAGCGGCTTAAGGATAAGTTGCACAATGATGATTTGGGTATAGACTTTCTTTGTGATGAG GTATTCTCTTTGATCGCCGAAGGAGATGCTAAAGAATTATGGTTTGGCCTAGCTTTGCTTCAAGCTATAAAAGATGAAATAGGCGTTATCCCTTCACGGAAAAGTCTTGATTTTCTCCTTATGGCTTGTACAAACGCAAAGGATTTACAGAACTCTCTTTTCATTTGGAAAGAATACCAGTTGGCTGGCCTTTCATACAATATTTTATCATACCTAGG GATGTATCAAGCCCTTTTGGCATGTGGAGATCTCAAGTCCGCAAATATTATGCGAACTAAAATTCCGACAGATGATCCTCATATTCGACTTATTATCAAAGCATATCAAACAACTTATGTTCAGTCTACCTCAAGtaagacaaagaagaaaatgcaGAAGCGGAAGGGAGCATGA
- the LOC18593664 gene encoding putative FBD-associated F-box protein At3g50710, which produces MDSFTLSTKLIIQNRFSEFPDELLDQIFSYLPAKDIVRTSALSKRWRCLWTSFNFISFDFDPWNEEEEEATSFLDLIQRELLIPDNECIRKLRLHLDMHGPFYTYSNVMMPMSLVSKAAKHQLAELDLSFRHIWESSALSLITSLKLYMTPAAPPVYNIPTSIRFPRLKALYLICAKFQNEHSAQLLFSACPVLKELLVDKCSWNKINGVTISIFTLHTLTIYHHVASNYCLKIRYCSNLRFFKLWSDSLFEIEICSLPFPCYARVEIMP; this is translated from the coding sequence ATGGATTCTTTTACTTTGTCAACTAAATTGATTATTCAGAATCGATTTAGTGAATTTCCTGATGAACTTCTTgatcaaattttttcttatcttcCAGCAAAGGATATTGTAAGAACTTCTGCATTATCGAAAAGATGGCGATGCTTGTGGACTTCCTTCAACTTCATTAGTTTTGATTTCGATCCATGGAatgaggaggaggaggaggcaACTAGTTTCCTGGATTTGATTCAAAGAGAGCTCCTCATTCCTGACAATGAATGCATAAGAAAACTTCGTCTTCACTTGGATATGCATGGCCCCTTCTATACTTATTCCAACGTCATGATGCCAATGTCATTGGTATCCAAAGCAGCGAAGCATCAACTTGCAGAGCTCGACCTTTCTTTTCGACATATTTGGGAATCCAGTGCATTGTCCTTGATCACTTCTTTGAAGTTATATATGACTCCTGCTGCTCCCCCTGTATATAACATTCCTACTTCCATACGCTTTCCCAGGCTTAAAGCTTTATATCTTATAtgtgctaaatttcaaaacgAGCACTCCGCTCAGCTACTTTTTTCTGCTTGTCCGGTCCTTAAAGAGTTGCTTGTAGACAAATGCTCCTGGAATAAAATCAATGGCGTCACTATCTCTATTTTCACTCTGCATACACTAACTATTTACCATCATGTAGCTTCAAATTATTGTCTAAAGATTCGTTATTGTTCAAATCTTCGATTTTTTAAGTTGTGGAGTGATTCGTTATTCGAAATTGAAATCTGTAGCCTACCTTTTCCGTGTTACGCTCGGGTTGAGATTATGCCCTAG
- the LOC18593667 gene encoding uncharacterized protein LOC18593667: MDIFAMSYSSSKQQSTKGQIAAIVQALSSSIRFGFQTAMASTLLHFLSPPHHLYLSNLPIDSTVKPLHFTIKCTSADSNSVPHQPDFPSPISHDTTISPDSFPIEKRRRSEILRERKPRPDIAKPEPPNFEVGWKRTKEINLEKPKGYVIMDFLEKLEGLMGREFGSTELLAKAGEIVAERAREEAEVLRDEGKVEERMVTELFRVLRLMEMDLAMVKAAVKEETLGERLEQAKARCRQAILVANSF; the protein is encoded by the coding sequence ATGGATATTTTTGCAATGTCCTATTCTTCTAGCAAACAGCAGTCAACAAAAGGACAAATAGCAGCAATAGTCCAGGCCTTATCTTCATCCATTCGCTTTGGTTTCCAAACTGCCATGGCCTCCACTCTCCTTCACTTCCTTTCTCCCCCACACCATCTTTATCTATCCAACCTCCCAATCGATAGCACAGTAAAACCACTACATTTCACCATCAAATGCACTTCTGCAGACTCAAATTCGGTTCCTCATCAGCCAGATTTTCCGTCTCCAATCTCTCATGATACCACCATAAGTCCAGACAGTTTCCCCATCGAGAAACGGAGAAGATCAGAGATACTCCGGGAGAGAAAACCGAGACCAGACATTGCAAAGCCAGAACCACCAAATTTCGAGGTTGGTTGGAAGAGAACCAAGGAGATTAACTTAGAGAAGCCAAAAGGGTATGTGATAATGGACTTCTTGGAGAAGTTGGAAGGGTTAATGGGGAGAGAATTTGGTTCCACTGAGCTGTTGGCTAAGGCTGGAGAAATTGTGGCAGAGAGAGCAAGGGAAGAAGCAGAAGTGTTGAGGGATGAAGGGAAGGTGGAAGAGAGAATGGTGACTGAGTTGTTCAGAGTTTTGAGATTGATGGAAATGGATTTGGCTATGGTGAAAGCTGCAGTGAAGGAAGAAACTCTGGGTGAGAGACTTGAGCAGGCCAAGGCTAGGTGCAGGCAAGCCATTCTAGTTGCCAATTCTTTTTGA
- the LOC18593666 gene encoding polycomb group protein FERTILIZATION-INDEPENDENT ENDOSPERM isoform X1 — protein MAKTPIGLEPVVGSLTPSKKREYRVTNRLQEGKRPLYAVVFNFIDSRYFNVFATVGGNRVTVYQCLDGGVIAVLQSYVDEDKDESFYTISWACNIDGTPFVVAGGINGIIRVIDASNEKIHKSFVGHGDSINEIRTQPLKPSLIVSASKDESVRLWNVHTGICILIFAGAGGHRNEVLSVDFHPSDIHRIASCGMDNTVKIWSMKEFWTYVEKSFTWTDLPSKFPTKYVQFPIFLASVHSNYVDCSRWLGDFILSKSVDNEIVLWEPKMKEQSPGEGTADILQKYPVPECDIWFIKFSCDFHYNAAAIGNREGKIYVWELQSSPPVLIARLSHAQSKSPIRQTATSFDGSTILSCCEDGTIWRWDAVPTD, from the exons atggCGAAGACGCCGATTGGGCTAGAACCAGTGGTGGGATCTCTAACACCgtcaaagaaaagagaatacAGAGTCACCAACCGTCTCCAAGAAGGCAAACGTCCCCTCTACGCCgtcgttttcaacttcatcgACTCTCGTTACTTCAACGTTTTTGCTACCGTCGGTGGTAACCGG GTGACAGTATACCAATGCCTTGACGGTGGTGTTATAGCTGTTTTACAGTCTTATGTAGATGAAGAT AAGGATGAGTCTTTCTACACAATAAGTTGGGCATGCAACATTGATGGTACTCCGTTTGTGGTGGCCGGAGGTATTAATGGCATAATCCGTGTAATTGATGCAAGTAATGAGAAAATACACAAG AGTTTTGTTGGCCATGGTGACTCGATAAATGAAATCAGGACTCAGCCATTGAAGCCATCACTTATAGTGTCTGCAAGTAAA GATGAATCAGTTCGGTTGTGGAATGTTCATACTGGAATATGCATTCTGATATTTGCTGGAGCTGGGGGTCACCGCAATGAAGTTTTGAGTGTG GATTTCCATCCTTCAGATATTCATCGCATTGCAAGTTGTGGCATGGACAACACTGTTAAGATTTGGTCAATGAAAG AATTCTGGACTTATGTTGAGAAATCATTCACATGGACGGATCTTCCTTCAAAATTCCCCACAAAATATGTACAGTTCCCT ATTTTCTTAGCTTCAGTTCATTCAAACTATGTAGACTGTAGTCGGTGGCTTGGTGATTTCATCCTGTCAAAG AGTGTTGACAATGAAATAGTGCTATGGGAACCAAAAATGAAGGAGCAATCTCCAGGAGAG GGTACGGCTGACATCCTTCAAAAGTATCCTGTCCCAGAGTGTGACATTTggttcatcaaattctcttgtgACTTTCATTACAATGCTGCTGCTATAG GGAATAGAGAAGGAAAGATTTACGTCTGGGAACTGCAAAGTAGCCCTCCTGTTCTCATTGCCAG GCTATCTCATGCACAGTCAAAGTCTCCAATAAGACAGACTGCCACGTCTTTCGATGGAAG CACCATTCTCAGTTGTTGTGAGGACGGGACAATATGGCGCTGGGATGCTGTCCCAACCGACTAG
- the LOC18593666 gene encoding polycomb group protein FERTILIZATION-INDEPENDENT ENDOSPERM isoform X2 — MAKTPIGLEPVVGSLTPSKKREYRVTNRLQEGKRPLYAVVFNFIDSRYFNVFATVGGNRVTVYQCLDGGVIAVLQSYVDEDKDESFYTISWACNIDGTPFVVAGGINGIIRVIDASNEKIHKSFVGHGDSINEIRTQPLKPSLIVSASKDESVRLWNVHTGICILIFAGAGGHRNEVLSVDFHPSDIHRIASCGMDNTVKIWSMKEFWTYVEKSFTWTDLPSKFPTKYIFLASVHSNYVDCSRWLGDFILSKSVDNEIVLWEPKMKEQSPGEGTADILQKYPVPECDIWFIKFSCDFHYNAAAIGNREGKIYVWELQSSPPVLIARLSHAQSKSPIRQTATSFDGSTILSCCEDGTIWRWDAVPTD, encoded by the exons atggCGAAGACGCCGATTGGGCTAGAACCAGTGGTGGGATCTCTAACACCgtcaaagaaaagagaatacAGAGTCACCAACCGTCTCCAAGAAGGCAAACGTCCCCTCTACGCCgtcgttttcaacttcatcgACTCTCGTTACTTCAACGTTTTTGCTACCGTCGGTGGTAACCGG GTGACAGTATACCAATGCCTTGACGGTGGTGTTATAGCTGTTTTACAGTCTTATGTAGATGAAGAT AAGGATGAGTCTTTCTACACAATAAGTTGGGCATGCAACATTGATGGTACTCCGTTTGTGGTGGCCGGAGGTATTAATGGCATAATCCGTGTAATTGATGCAAGTAATGAGAAAATACACAAG AGTTTTGTTGGCCATGGTGACTCGATAAATGAAATCAGGACTCAGCCATTGAAGCCATCACTTATAGTGTCTGCAAGTAAA GATGAATCAGTTCGGTTGTGGAATGTTCATACTGGAATATGCATTCTGATATTTGCTGGAGCTGGGGGTCACCGCAATGAAGTTTTGAGTGTG GATTTCCATCCTTCAGATATTCATCGCATTGCAAGTTGTGGCATGGACAACACTGTTAAGATTTGGTCAATGAAAG AATTCTGGACTTATGTTGAGAAATCATTCACATGGACGGATCTTCCTTCAAAATTCCCCACAAAATAT ATTTTCTTAGCTTCAGTTCATTCAAACTATGTAGACTGTAGTCGGTGGCTTGGTGATTTCATCCTGTCAAAG AGTGTTGACAATGAAATAGTGCTATGGGAACCAAAAATGAAGGAGCAATCTCCAGGAGAG GGTACGGCTGACATCCTTCAAAAGTATCCTGTCCCAGAGTGTGACATTTggttcatcaaattctcttgtgACTTTCATTACAATGCTGCTGCTATAG GGAATAGAGAAGGAAAGATTTACGTCTGGGAACTGCAAAGTAGCCCTCCTGTTCTCATTGCCAG GCTATCTCATGCACAGTCAAAGTCTCCAATAAGACAGACTGCCACGTCTTTCGATGGAAG CACCATTCTCAGTTGTTGTGAGGACGGGACAATATGGCGCTGGGATGCTGTCCCAACCGACTAG